Proteins co-encoded in one Arachis hypogaea cultivar Tifrunner chromosome 13, arahy.Tifrunner.gnm2.J5K5, whole genome shotgun sequence genomic window:
- the LOC112792166 gene encoding uncharacterized protein translates to MSRRETNPHFSRPPPRGHPEDHRQSPILFVPASEHHGQYPPPAHGVAPMQQEDPPYHPHFPLQPRPQEHPYPLRPQTQGPPPPPPTSKAPTRDKRSKPQQQPPPPPESGRRKRQEGLAYPPSKQKVKISEPSSSKPPVVTPVLPPLSLSPEPRQQLREPHSPKQKQRHDGPRHHRPPWLPPPKKSNPLTWCGAVLCVIFWLIIIIGGLIVLIVYLVFRPQSPHFDISGVTLNAAYLDFGYMLNADITILANFTNPNKKVHVDFSTVSIYLYYGNTLIATQYVEPFSAARAQSRFAYIHMVTSQVKLPLGESQRIVKQMESNGVLLSVRGVFRARSKLGSILRYSYNLYGLCNLMVTRPPDGVLLKKKCRTKR, encoded by the coding sequence ATGTCTCGCCGAGAAACCAATCCTCATTTTTCTAGACCACCACCGCGAGGACATCCCGAAGATCATCGGCAGTCACCTATTCTATTCGTACCAGCCTCAGAACACCATGGCCAATATCCACCACCGGCACATGGAGTAGCACCTATGCAACAAGAAGATCCCCCTTACCACCCTCATTTTCCATTGCAACCGCGACCACAAGAACATCCCTATCCATTGCGGCCCCAGACGCAaggaccaccaccaccaccgcctaCCTCAAAAGCGCCGACCCGTGACAAGCGTAGCAaaccacaacaacaaccaccaccaccaccagaatCTGGACGAAGGAAGCGGCAAGAAGGTTTAGCTTACCCACCAAGCAAGCAAAAGGTAAAAATTAGTGAGCCATCATCTTCCAAGCCTCCCGTTGTCACCCCTGTGCTACCCCCACTTAGCCTCTCTCCTGAGCCTCGGCAGCAACTTCGTGAACCTCACAGCCCCAAGCAAAAGCAGAGACATGATGGGCCGCGGCACCACCGCCCTCCATGGTTGCCTCCGCCGAAAAAGTCCAACCCTCTAACATGGTGTGGTGCTGTGTTATGCGTAATATTTTGGCTGATCATAATCATAGGAGGGTTGATAGTCCTAATAGTGTACCTTGTTTTTCGCCCCCAGAGCCCTCATTTCGACATATCTGGTGTCACCCTGAATGCTGCATACCTGGACTTTGGATATATGCTCAATGCTGATATCACCATTCTTGCAAACTTCACAAATCCAAACAAGAAGGTTCATGTAGACTTCAGCACAGTGAGCATCTATCTATATTACGGAAATACCCTCATTGCAACTCAATATGTGGAACCTTTCTCTGCTGCAAGGGCTCAGTCAAGGTTTGCATATATTCACATGGTGACTAGTCAAGTTAAGCTGCCACTGGGAGAGAGCCAGCGCATAGTGAAGCAAATGGAAAGCAATGGAGTTTTGTTGAGTGTGAGGGGTGTTTTCAGAGCAAGGTCTAAACTGGGAAGCATCTTAAGGTATTCATATAATCTCTATGGCCTCTGTAATCTCATGGTCACACGCCCGCCAGATGGGGTTTTGCTCAAAAAGAAATGCAGAACGAAACGCTGA